One genomic window of Actinoplanes lobatus includes the following:
- a CDS encoding aldehyde dehydrogenase family protein — translation MTSVPSIDPRTGETVEIAAEETGTARVDEICAAALAAAGPLEEMGRDGRAALLDDLATALEEHRERIVAVADRETALGAVRLNGELTRTCYQLRLFGEVLRDGGYLEAAVDHAGDTPMGPRPDLRRMLVPIGPVAVFGASNFPLAFSVPGGDTASAIAAGSPVVLKAHHSHPATSQLCYEILAAAAAKAGAPAGTFGIVHGLRAGADLVAHPAIRAVGFTGSVAGAKALLAVIEKRPEPIPFHGELSSLNPVVVTPAAAADRAGRIGAEFAASFTLGAGQFCTKPGLAFVPDGPDGDAVVAAAQAAIAEMAPMVLLNAGIAAAYQRSTATGVEAEQHNGTSHDAGRGTATGGDNRRAVPLLFTATASDLPPEAVEERFGPVSVIARYRGEEDLFAAIATLPPSLTATVHRGPGETALPAELARRFRPHTGRLVFDGYPTGVAVAWAQHHGGPWPATNTQHSSVGATAIRRFLRPVTWQNAPEDLLPPELRDGYDSIPRRIDGVFRARL, via the coding sequence CGACCCGCGTACCGGCGAGACCGTCGAGATCGCCGCCGAGGAGACCGGAACGGCCCGGGTGGACGAGATCTGCGCGGCCGCGCTCGCCGCCGCCGGGCCGTTGGAGGAGATGGGCCGCGACGGGCGGGCCGCTCTGCTCGACGATCTGGCCACGGCACTGGAGGAGCACCGGGAGCGGATCGTCGCGGTCGCCGACCGGGAGACGGCGCTCGGGGCGGTTCGGCTCAACGGCGAACTGACCCGCACCTGCTACCAGCTGCGGCTCTTCGGCGAGGTGCTGCGCGACGGCGGGTACCTGGAGGCGGCCGTCGACCACGCCGGGGACACACCGATGGGGCCGCGGCCGGATCTGCGGCGGATGCTCGTACCGATCGGGCCGGTCGCCGTCTTCGGCGCCAGCAACTTCCCGCTCGCCTTCTCGGTTCCGGGCGGCGACACCGCCTCGGCCATCGCGGCCGGCAGCCCGGTCGTCCTCAAAGCTCACCACTCGCACCCGGCCACCTCGCAGCTCTGCTACGAGATCCTGGCCGCGGCCGCCGCCAAGGCCGGCGCGCCCGCCGGCACCTTCGGCATCGTGCACGGGTTGCGGGCGGGCGCCGACCTGGTCGCGCACCCGGCGATCCGGGCGGTCGGTTTCACCGGTTCGGTGGCCGGGGCCAAGGCCCTGCTCGCGGTGATCGAGAAGAGGCCCGAGCCGATCCCGTTCCACGGGGAGCTGAGCAGCCTCAACCCGGTCGTGGTCACGCCCGCCGCGGCCGCCGACCGCGCCGGTCGGATCGGCGCCGAGTTCGCCGCCTCGTTCACCCTCGGGGCCGGCCAGTTCTGCACGAAACCCGGCCTCGCGTTCGTCCCCGACGGCCCGGACGGCGACGCCGTCGTGGCCGCGGCCCAGGCCGCGATCGCCGAGATGGCCCCGATGGTGCTGCTCAACGCCGGCATCGCCGCCGCCTACCAGCGCAGCACCGCCACTGGCGTCGAGGCCGAGCAGCACAACGGCACCAGCCATGATGCCGGGCGGGGCACCGCCACCGGCGGCGACAATCGACGGGCCGTGCCGCTGCTGTTCACCGCCACGGCGAGCGATCTTCCGCCGGAAGCCGTCGAGGAGCGGTTCGGGCCGGTCTCGGTGATCGCCCGCTACCGCGGTGAGGAGGACCTGTTCGCGGCCATCGCCACGCTCCCGCCGTCGCTCACCGCCACCGTGCACCGCGGGCCCGGCGAGACGGCCCTGCCCGCGGAGCTGGCCCGGCGCTTCCGGCCGCACACCGGCCGCCTCGTCTTCGACGGCTACCCCACCGGCGTGGCGGTCGCCTGGGCTCAGCATCACGGCGGCCCGTGGCCGGCCACCAACACCCAGCACTCCTCGGTCGGCGCCACCGCGATCCGCCGCTTCCTGCGCCCGGTGACCTGGCAGAACGCGCCGGAAGACCTACTTCCGCCGGAGCTGCGTGACGGATACGACAGCATTCCGCGGCGAATCGACGGGGTGTTCCGGGCGAGACTCTGA